A region from the Flavobacterium enshiense genome encodes:
- a CDS encoding N-acetylmuramoyl-L-alanine amidase, translating to MKNIVKLLFVVLISFTAKAQIVIIDPGHGYGATASDNPDGRTAAEIETALEVGLRTKALIQNSCTSWTVQMTRTTNLNSWISVTQRAQMANNWNADRLLSIHCNAGGGTGTETFYCTDSDTDTPPDIAFAQKIQTDMSTNGSWNNRRCVEDNSFLAYHLGVLKYSSAIGCLNEIGFVDSVDATKLTSSTWRDTFALSYFNSLKTNLNVTCSTPLPSSFILTATPECNGSTSQIKLTWTTSANATSFDIYRNGALYASNITGNQFLNTYITSGTNYTYSLKAKNATGTTNNSNGTLTATALTCPPGNFTLTAAPTCGGTTSTINLSWTTSPNATSYDIYRNGNLYASILTATTFANTYLISAGSTYTYYIKAKNSEGSVTNSNGTQTVTAINCSAKSAVENNEMDSNTVKTEIFVSPNPNRGILYLIINNVKNKRIEYFLFNSNGKVVCEALIQSNENELVQKIDIGHLANGVYFARIQIDDQEYTRKLIKQ from the coding sequence ATGAAAAACATAGTAAAACTACTTTTTGTCGTTTTGATTTCTTTCACGGCAAAAGCACAGATAGTTATTATCGATCCAGGACATGGTTATGGAGCAACCGCTAGTGACAATCCGGATGGCAGAACGGCAGCGGAAATAGAAACAGCCTTGGAAGTCGGTCTGAGAACAAAAGCATTAATCCAAAATTCCTGTACCTCATGGACGGTTCAAATGACGCGTACCACGAATTTAAACAGTTGGATTTCCGTAACGCAAAGAGCTCAAATGGCCAACAACTGGAATGCCGACCGTTTATTAAGTATTCACTGCAATGCGGGAGGCGGAACCGGCACAGAAACTTTTTATTGTACTGACAGTGATACCGACACCCCACCAGATATCGCTTTTGCACAAAAAATCCAAACAGACATGTCCACAAACGGTTCCTGGAACAACAGACGATGCGTGGAAGATAACAGTTTCCTCGCCTATCATTTGGGGGTTTTAAAATATTCTTCTGCTATTGGGTGTCTGAATGAAATTGGCTTCGTGGATTCGGTAGACGCAACAAAACTGACAAGTTCAACATGGAGAGACACTTTTGCGCTTTCCTATTTCAACTCTCTGAAGACTAATTTGAATGTCACCTGTTCTACTCCCCTCCCGAGTTCTTTCATTTTAACAGCTACACCGGAATGCAACGGTTCGACAAGCCAGATTAAATTAACATGGACAACTTCCGCCAATGCGACGTCGTTTGACATTTACAGAAATGGAGCCTTGTATGCGAGCAATATAACCGGAAATCAATTTCTCAATACGTACATAACCAGCGGAACAAATTATACTTATTCGCTTAAAGCAAAAAACGCAACCGGTACGACAAACAATTCTAACGGAACATTAACTGCAACTGCACTAACCTGTCCCCCAGGAAATTTCACACTTACGGCTGCACCTACATGCGGAGGAACAACCAGTACCATTAATTTATCGTGGACAACATCGCCAAATGCAACAAGTTATGACATTTACAGGAACGGTAACCTTTATGCATCGATTCTAACTGCAACAACGTTTGCAAATACGTATCTCATTTCGGCCGGATCAACGTACACCTATTACATCAAAGCTAAAAACAGTGAAGGTTCGGTTACTAATTCCAACGGAACACAAACCGTAACCGCTATTAATTGTTCTGCAAAGAGTGCTGTAGAAAATAACGAAATGGACTCAAATACTGTCAAAACGGAAATTTTTGTGAGTCCAAATCCAAATCGCGGAATTTTATATTTGATAATAAACAACGTGAAGAATAAAAGAATTGAATACTTTCTGTTTAATTCTAACGGTAAAGTCGTTTGTGAAGCTCTAATTCAATCTAACGAAAATGAATTAGTCCAAAAAATTGACATTGGTCATTTAGCAAATGGAGTGTATTTCGCCAGAATTCAAATTGATGATCAAGAATACACCAGGAAATTAATTAAGCAATAA
- a CDS encoding GNAT family N-acetyltransferase: MNITIAVAQKEHYDFAQLICDTIHTSALQRGTGIAKRTPEYIRKKIDQQEAVIALVDEKFAGFCYIESWEHGKFVAHSGLIVHPDFRHLGLAKKIKSFVFDYSQKKYPSAKIFGITTGLAVMKINSELGYRPVPFSELTDDPSFWAGCKTCTNYDILQRKENKMCLCTGMLYDPKEKKNQKEEYTFNQKVLARLKSIKQALFLKK, from the coding sequence ATGAATATAACCATTGCTGTCGCTCAAAAAGAGCATTATGATTTTGCACAGTTGATTTGTGACACCATTCATACTTCCGCGCTTCAAAGAGGTACCGGGATTGCAAAACGTACTCCTGAATACATCAGAAAAAAGATTGATCAGCAAGAGGCGGTCATTGCGCTAGTCGATGAAAAATTTGCAGGTTTTTGCTATATCGAGAGTTGGGAACACGGCAAGTTCGTGGCGCATTCCGGCCTAATTGTTCATCCTGATTTTCGTCATTTGGGCTTGGCTAAAAAAATCAAATCGTTTGTATTTGATTATTCGCAGAAAAAATATCCAAGCGCCAAAATATTCGGAATTACAACGGGTTTGGCAGTCATGAAAATCAACTCGGAATTAGGTTATCGTCCGGTTCCTTTTTCAGAATTAACCGATGACCCAAGTTTTTGGGCAGGCTGCAAAACCTGTACGAACTATGACATTCTTCAGCGCAAAGAAAACAAAATGTGCCTTTGCACCGGAATGTTATATGACCCAAAGGAAAAGAAAAATCAAAAAGAAGAATACACCTTTAATCAAAAAGTGCTGGCACGTTTAAAAAGCATCAAACAGGCACTTTTCCTAAAAAAATAA
- the argG gene encoding argininosuccinate synthase, with amino-acid sequence MKSKIHEHENNNIKTVSTKVVLAYSGGLDTSYCLKYLIKNGFEVHTVLVNTGGFSEEELTAIEERAYELGSAQHTNLDIIEKYYEKAIKYLIFGNVLKNNTYPLSVSAERVFQALEVIRYAKSMGASAIAHGSTGAGNDQIRFDMIFKTIAPEIEIITPIRDLKLSRQEEVEFLQQNGVSYSWEKAQYSINKGIWGTSVGGKETLTSHLPLPEEAYPSQLQKDTPEKVVLEFEKGELISINGEKKSPSQNIIILENMANAFAIGRDIHVGDTIIGIKGRVGFEAAAPLIIIKAHHLLEKHVLSKWQQYWKEQLGNWYGMLFHEGQFLDPVMRNIETFLADTQTTVNGKVTVALKPYHFSLDGIESENDLMNTQFGQYGEMNNAWTADDAKGFIKILGNAQMIYSQVNDLNYD; translated from the coding sequence ATGAAATCGAAGATTCACGAACACGAAAACAACAATATAAAAACTGTGAGTACAAAAGTAGTTTTAGCATACAGCGGCGGATTAGACACCTCATACTGTTTAAAATATTTAATCAAGAACGGATTTGAAGTACATACCGTTTTAGTCAACACCGGTGGTTTTTCGGAAGAAGAATTAACCGCTATCGAAGAAAGAGCTTACGAATTAGGAAGTGCTCAGCACACTAATTTAGATATCATAGAAAAATACTATGAGAAAGCCATCAAGTACCTGATTTTCGGAAACGTTTTAAAAAACAACACCTACCCGCTTTCTGTTAGCGCCGAAAGGGTTTTTCAGGCTTTGGAAGTCATCAGATATGCAAAATCAATGGGAGCATCTGCAATCGCTCACGGAAGTACTGGTGCAGGAAATGACCAGATAAGATTTGACATGATTTTCAAAACCATCGCTCCTGAAATTGAAATCATTACGCCTATCAGGGACTTAAAATTATCCAGACAGGAAGAAGTGGAATTTTTACAGCAAAACGGCGTGAGCTATTCCTGGGAAAAGGCGCAGTATTCCATCAACAAAGGAATTTGGGGCACCAGTGTGGGCGGAAAAGAAACGTTAACCTCTCACCTTCCTTTACCGGAAGAGGCTTATCCGTCGCAATTGCAAAAAGATACGCCCGAAAAAGTTGTTTTGGAATTTGAAAAGGGCGAACTCATCAGTATCAACGGCGAAAAAAAATCCCCGTCGCAAAACATTATCATCCTTGAAAACATGGCAAATGCTTTTGCTATCGGAAGGGATATTCATGTTGGTGACACTATCATCGGTATTAAAGGAAGAGTCGGTTTTGAAGCTGCTGCCCCGCTGATTATTATCAAAGCACATCATCTTTTGGAGAAACACGTCTTATCAAAATGGCAACAATACTGGAAAGAACAATTGGGTAATTGGTACGGAATGTTATTTCACGAAGGACAGTTTTTAGATCCGGTGATGAGAAACATAGAAACATTCCTGGCCGACACACAAACGACCGTAAACGGAAAAGTAACCGTAGCCCTGAAGCCATACCATTTTTCATTGGACGGAATCGAATCGGAAAATGATCTGATGAACACGCAATTCGGACAGTACGGCGAAATGAACAATGCCTGGACAGCCGATGACGCCAAAGGATTCATCAAGATTCTTGGTAACGCGCAAATGATTTATTCACAAGTAAACGATTTGAATTATGATTAA
- the argC gene encoding N-acetyl-gamma-glutamyl-phosphate reductase: MINIGIIGGSGYTAGELLRLLLNHPKAVIDFVYSTTNSGKPIATVHQDLLGETDLNFTDTINPNVNIVFLCLGHGKSKSFLTENRFSPQTKIIDLGNDFRLKNDAVFNDCEFIYGLPEMNKPQIKNAQFIANPGCFATAIQLALLPLAENNLLKDAIHVNATTGSTGAGVQPSETTHHSWRNNNMSHYKAFEHQHLGEIIQSLKQTQNGFDQEVLFIPNRGDFTRGIFATLYTKTEKSLEEITKLYESYFQDEPFVNVTTEAIHLKQVVQTNKCNISLMKKDDYLLVTSIIDNLVKGASGQAIQNMNLMFGLEEKTGLQLKSGNF, translated from the coding sequence ATGATTAACATCGGAATTATAGGGGGATCGGGGTATACCGCGGGTGAATTACTGAGATTGTTGTTGAATCATCCCAAAGCTGTCATTGATTTTGTCTACAGCACCACCAATTCGGGGAAACCTATTGCAACTGTTCATCAGGATTTATTGGGTGAAACCGATTTAAATTTCACGGACACAATCAATCCAAACGTGAATATTGTTTTCCTGTGTCTGGGTCATGGAAAGTCCAAGTCGTTTCTAACGGAGAATAGATTTTCACCCCAAACCAAAATAATAGATTTAGGAAACGATTTCAGATTGAAAAATGATGCGGTTTTCAATGATTGTGAATTTATATACGGACTTCCGGAAATGAATAAACCGCAAATCAAAAATGCGCAATTCATTGCCAATCCGGGCTGTTTCGCTACGGCAATCCAGTTGGCTTTACTTCCTCTGGCGGAAAACAATCTGTTGAAAGATGCCATTCATGTAAATGCGACTACGGGCAGTACCGGCGCAGGCGTGCAACCATCGGAAACCACGCATCACAGTTGGAGAAACAACAACATGTCGCATTACAAAGCTTTTGAACATCAGCATTTGGGTGAAATCATTCAGAGTCTGAAACAAACACAAAACGGTTTTGATCAGGAGGTTTTATTTATCCCGAATCGCGGAGATTTCACCAGAGGAATTTTTGCCACGCTTTACACAAAAACGGAAAAGTCGTTGGAGGAAATTACGAAACTGTATGAAAGCTATTTTCAAGATGAACCTTTTGTGAATGTGACTACCGAAGCCATTCATCTGAAACAAGTGGTGCAAACCAACAAATGCAATATCAGTCTGATGAAAAAAGACGATTATCTGTTGGTTACCTCCATCATTGACAATCTGGTGAAGGGCGCTTCGGGTCAGGCAATCCAAAACATGAACCTGATGTTTGGATTGGAAGAAAAAACAGGTTTACAACTAAAATCAGGCAATTTTTAA
- a CDS encoding aspartate aminotransferase family protein — translation MSLFDVYPIYNITPTKALGAKVWDENNQEYLDFYGGHGVISIGHSHPAYVKAITEQVNKIGFYSNSIVNPIQEQLAKKLTKLSGYPDYSLFLCNSGAEANENALKLASFHNKKSKIIAFKKSFHGRTSASVAVTDNPSIVAPLNKNHEVVFLPLNEIGLVENEIAKNDVCAVIIEGIQGVGGLDEGTTGFFQQLEKICNDNNVIFILDEIQSGYGRSGKFFAHQHHGIQPDIISMAKGMGNGFPIGGILISPKFKSSHGLLGTTFGGNHLACAAALSVLETMVKENLLNNVNETTAYFIQQIQQFPQIKKIKGKGLMLGLEFDFDVNELRKKLIHNERIFTGSASQKNLLRILPPLSITKENIDFFTSGLKNALHNLS, via the coding sequence ATGAGTTTATTTGACGTTTATCCGATATACAACATTACCCCAACCAAAGCTTTAGGAGCTAAAGTCTGGGACGAAAACAATCAGGAATATCTTGATTTCTATGGAGGCCACGGCGTGATTTCCATTGGTCATTCACATCCTGCCTATGTGAAAGCTATCACTGAACAGGTTAATAAAATCGGTTTTTATTCCAATTCGATTGTAAATCCGATTCAGGAACAATTGGCAAAAAAATTAACTAAACTTTCTGGTTATCCCGATTATTCCCTGTTCCTGTGCAACTCCGGTGCGGAAGCCAATGAGAACGCACTGAAACTGGCTTCTTTCCACAACAAAAAGTCAAAAATTATCGCATTCAAAAAATCATTTCACGGCAGAACATCGGCATCTGTAGCGGTAACAGACAATCCTTCTATTGTAGCTCCATTGAACAAGAACCATGAAGTTGTTTTTCTTCCGTTAAACGAAATCGGACTGGTGGAAAATGAAATTGCCAAAAATGATGTTTGCGCCGTAATTATTGAAGGAATCCAGGGAGTTGGAGGATTGGATGAAGGCACAACTGGATTCTTTCAACAGTTGGAAAAAATCTGCAACGACAACAATGTGATTTTTATTTTAGATGAAATCCAAAGCGGTTACGGCAGATCGGGGAAGTTTTTCGCGCATCAGCATCATGGCATCCAGCCGGATATTATTTCGATGGCAAAAGGAATGGGTAATGGTTTTCCGATTGGCGGCATTCTGATCAGTCCGAAATTCAAGTCTTCCCACGGATTATTGGGAACAACTTTCGGAGGAAATCATCTGGCTTGTGCTGCCGCTCTTTCGGTTTTGGAAACGATGGTAAAGGAAAATCTGCTAAACAATGTAAACGAAACTACAGCTTATTTCATACAGCAGATACAGCAGTTTCCGCAAATCAAAAAAATAAAGGGTAAAGGATTGATGCTCGGACTGGAATTTGATTTTGACGTGAATGAATTACGCAAAAAACTGATTCATAACGAACGTATTTTCACCGGAAGCGCTTCACAGAAAAATCTATTGAGAATCCTTCCGCCGCTTTCCATCACGAAAGAAAACATTGATTTTTTCACTAGCGGATTAAAAAACGCTTTACACAATTTATCATGA
- a CDS encoding N-acetylornithine carbamoyltransferase, with protein sequence MKHFTSVNDIQDLNELLLLAKQIKSAPYENKTLGENKTIGLLFFNPSLRTRLSTQKAATNLGMNTIVMNLNNDGWNLEFEDGAIMNGNKAEHIKEAAQVISQYCDIIAIRSFPTLTDKVQDEEEQVINSFKKYASVPVISLEGATEHPLQAVADILTISEFKTKKRPKVVLTWAPHPKALPHAVPNSFVKMMQLSDVEFVITHPKGYELNPEITGDSKIIHNQDEAFKDADFIYAKNWSNYNDYGQINSQDTSWTITSEKMRLTNNAKFMHCLPVRRNQIVNDAVLDGDSSIVIDQANNRTFATQAILTQILEHHGK encoded by the coding sequence ATGAAACATTTCACATCAGTTAACGATATACAGGATTTAAATGAACTTTTGCTTTTGGCAAAACAAATTAAATCGGCGCCTTATGAAAATAAAACATTAGGAGAAAATAAAACCATCGGGTTATTATTCTTTAATCCGAGTTTAAGAACCAGATTGAGTACCCAAAAAGCGGCAACCAATCTTGGCATGAATACCATAGTGATGAACCTCAACAATGATGGTTGGAACCTGGAATTTGAAGACGGAGCCATCATGAACGGAAACAAGGCTGAACACATAAAGGAAGCCGCTCAGGTAATTTCACAATACTGCGACATTATCGCCATCAGAAGTTTTCCGACTTTAACTGACAAAGTGCAAGACGAAGAAGAACAGGTGATTAATTCGTTCAAAAAATATGCGTCGGTGCCGGTTATCAGTCTGGAGGGCGCTACGGAACACCCGTTGCAGGCAGTCGCTGATATCCTGACTATTTCGGAATTCAAAACTAAAAAAAGACCGAAAGTGGTTTTGACCTGGGCACCGCACCCGAAAGCCTTGCCGCATGCGGTTCCGAATTCATTCGTAAAAATGATGCAGTTGTCCGATGTTGAATTCGTAATTACACATCCGAAAGGTTATGAACTGAATCCTGAAATTACCGGAGACAGCAAAATAATTCATAACCAAGACGAAGCGTTTAAGGATGCTGATTTCATCTATGCCAAAAACTGGAGCAATTATAACGATTATGGGCAAATCAATTCGCAAGACACTTCGTGGACTATCACTTCAGAAAAAATGCGACTGACCAATAACGCCAAATTCATGCATTGCCTTCCGGTGAGAAGAAATCAGATTGTGAACGATGCAGTTTTGGATGGCGACAGTTCGATTGTTATCGATCAGGCAAATAACAGAACCTTTGCTACTCAGGCAATTCTAACCCAAATATTAGAACATCATGGTAAGTAA
- the argB gene encoding acetylglutamate kinase: MVSKPKITIVKIGGNVIDDAKALSEVLLAFSNIDGPKILVHGGGKEASKLAEKLGLTPQMIDGRRITDASMLDVVVMTYAGLLNKKIVAQLNTFGTTAIGFTGADGNLILSEKRKKDTVDFGFAGDIVSVNHQLLKTLLENDILPVCCAITHDGNGQLLNTNADTIAGEIAIALTPYYDVELCYCFEKNGVLMNSEDDASVIAILTGEKYDDLSKTGSIHSGMIPKLNNCFEALEKGVKKVVISHHSFIGNKNSIHTIIQL, encoded by the coding sequence ATGGTAAGTAAACCCAAAATAACGATAGTAAAAATTGGAGGAAACGTGATAGACGATGCCAAAGCACTTTCTGAAGTCTTACTGGCATTTTCAAATATTGACGGTCCAAAAATATTGGTACACGGTGGCGGAAAGGAAGCCAGTAAACTAGCCGAAAAATTAGGTTTAACACCACAAATGATTGATGGAAGAAGAATCACTGATGCTTCGATGTTGGATGTAGTGGTGATGACCTATGCCGGATTGCTTAATAAAAAAATTGTAGCTCAGCTAAATACGTTTGGAACAACAGCCATTGGGTTTACTGGTGCCGACGGCAATCTAATTCTATCCGAAAAGAGAAAAAAAGACACTGTTGATTTTGGGTTTGCCGGAGATATCGTTTCGGTAAATCATCAGTTATTGAAAACACTTTTAGAAAACGACATTCTTCCGGTTTGTTGCGCCATTACCCATGACGGAAACGGACAGTTATTAAATACCAATGCCGACACTATCGCGGGTGAAATCGCGATTGCTCTGACACCCTATTACGACGTGGAATTATGTTACTGCTTTGAAAAAAATGGTGTTTTGATGAATTCTGAGGATGATGCTTCAGTAATTGCGATTTTAACAGGAGAGAAATATGATGATTTAAGTAAAACAGGTTCCATCCACTCCGGAATGATTCCAAAACTAAATAACTGTTTTGAAGCTTTGGAAAAAGGAGTCAAAAAAGTAGTTATCAGTCACCATTCGTTTATCGGAAATAAAAATTCAATCCACACTATCATTCAATTATAA
- a CDS encoding M20 family metallo-hydrolase, producing MKNIENLTQEAISLLKKLIETPSFSSEEDQTALLIENWFKNNNIPFERENNNIWAYNLHFDDAKPTLLLNSHHDTVKPNLGYTLDPFTAIEEGSKLFGLGSNDAGGCLVSLLATFVHFYAMENLSHNIVIVASAEEESSGPNGLNSVLKHLPELDCAIVGEPTEMQLAIAEKGLLVLDVTVKGTASHAAHQNFDNPIHKSVNLINWFNTYFFEKVSENLGPVKMTVTQINAGKQHNVVPSECHLVVDIRVNDCYSNEEILKVVTENIDAEVKPRSLHLRSSSIDKNHKLVQSGINLGRTTYGSPTLSDQSVLSCQSLKLGPGNSLRSHSADEFIFINEIAEGIELYIKILSGFLLQN from the coding sequence ATGAAAAACATTGAAAATTTGACACAAGAAGCCATCAGTCTGCTAAAAAAGCTAATTGAAACTCCTTCCTTTTCAAGTGAAGAAGACCAAACTGCGCTTTTAATTGAAAACTGGTTTAAAAACAACAATATTCCTTTTGAGAGGGAAAACAACAATATCTGGGCATACAACCTTCATTTTGACGACGCAAAACCGACCTTGCTTTTGAATTCGCATCACGATACCGTTAAACCGAATCTGGGATATACGTTGGATCCGTTCACGGCAATTGAAGAAGGCAGCAAATTATTTGGTTTGGGAAGTAACGATGCGGGCGGTTGTCTGGTTTCGCTTCTGGCAACGTTCGTTCATTTTTATGCGATGGAAAATCTGTCGCACAACATAGTTATTGTGGCTTCAGCCGAAGAAGAAAGCAGCGGTCCAAACGGATTGAATAGTGTACTGAAACACCTTCCGGAATTGGATTGTGCCATCGTTGGAGAGCCGACCGAAATGCAATTGGCAATAGCGGAAAAAGGCTTACTGGTTTTGGATGTAACCGTTAAAGGAACAGCAAGTCATGCAGCGCATCAAAATTTTGATAACCCGATTCATAAATCAGTTAATTTAATTAATTGGTTTAATACTTATTTCTTTGAAAAAGTATCCGAAAATTTAGGTCCGGTAAAGATGACCGTAACTCAAATCAATGCCGGAAAACAGCATAATGTTGTTCCTTCAGAATGCCATTTGGTTGTCGATATTCGAGTTAATGATTGTTATTCCAATGAAGAGATTTTAAAGGTTGTAACCGAAAATATCGATGCGGAAGTCAAACCGCGTTCGTTGCATCTTCGCTCCTCTTCCATCGATAAAAACCACAAACTGGTACAAAGCGGAATTAACTTGGGAAGAACCACTTACGGCTCACCAACGCTTTCCGACCAATCCGTTTTAAGTTGTCAGTCACTGAAATTAGGACCAGGAAATTCCCTGCGTTCACACTCTGCTGACGAGTTTATATTCATTAATGAAATTGCGGAAGGTATCGAATTGTACATTAAAATACTTTCGGGTTTCCTTCTCCAGAATTAA
- the argH gene encoding argininosuccinate lyase: MKLWEKGIATDKKIEQFTVGNDRELDTVLAKYDILGSIAHAKMLAETNLLSQEEANSLCISLNELLSKIENENFTIENNFEDIHSKIEYLLIEKLGDTGKKIHTARSRNDQVLVDVHLYLKDEIITIKNLIKKLFDLLMELAEKNKDVLLPGYTHLQVAMPSSFGLWFSAYAESLIDDVTMLNAALQVVDQNPLGSAAGYGSSFPINRTFTTEALGFTTMKYNVVAAQMSRGKSEKTMAFAMSSVAGTLSKLAMDVCLYLSQNFDFISLPEHLTTGSSIMPHKKNPDIFELIRGKSNKIQSLPYELTLLTNNLPSGYHRDFQLLKEGLFPAIENLKSCLEMTHYAIKDIKVKEGIFDDPKYKYSFTVDTINEMVVRGIPFRDAYKMVAEQIENGTFEIPATTNHTHEGSINNLCLKEIIEKMETCY, translated from the coding sequence ATGAAACTTTGGGAAAAAGGCATTGCCACCGATAAAAAAATAGAACAGTTCACGGTTGGAAACGACAGGGAGTTGGATACCGTTTTAGCCAAATACGATATTTTGGGTTCCATCGCTCATGCAAAGATGCTGGCGGAGACAAATTTGCTCTCACAAGAAGAAGCAAACAGTTTATGTATTTCTTTAAATGAACTACTATCAAAAATTGAAAATGAAAATTTTACCATAGAAAATAATTTTGAAGACATTCATTCCAAAATCGAATACCTGCTGATTGAAAAACTGGGCGATACCGGAAAGAAAATCCACACGGCGCGTTCCAGAAACGACCAGGTTTTGGTCGATGTTCATTTGTATCTGAAAGATGAAATCATCACCATTAAAAACCTCATCAAGAAACTTTTTGATTTACTGATGGAACTGGCTGAGAAAAACAAAGATGTGTTGCTTCCGGGTTACACACACTTACAGGTTGCCATGCCGTCCTCTTTCGGATTGTGGTTTTCTGCGTATGCCGAAAGTCTGATTGACGATGTTACCATGTTAAATGCTGCCTTACAGGTTGTTGATCAGAATCCGTTAGGCTCGGCTGCCGGCTATGGAAGCTCCTTCCCTATCAACAGAACATTCACCACTGAAGCGCTGGGTTTTACAACGATGAAATATAATGTGGTAGCAGCCCAAATGAGCAGAGGAAAATCGGAGAAAACAATGGCTTTTGCCATGAGCAGTGTTGCCGGAACTTTATCGAAACTGGCTATGGATGTTTGTTTGTATCTGAGTCAGAATTTCGATTTCATCTCCCTGCCTGAGCATTTAACGACCGGTTCGAGCATCATGCCTCACAAGAAAAACCCGGATATTTTTGAACTGATCAGAGGGAAATCAAATAAAATACAAAGTTTGCCTTATGAACTGACCTTGTTAACGAATAATCTTCCGAGCGGTTACCACAGGGATTTTCAGTTGTTAAAAGAAGGTTTATTTCCGGCCATCGAAAACCTTAAATCCTGTTTGGAAATGACGCATTATGCCATCAAAGACATTAAAGTGAAAGAAGGCATTTTTGATGATCCGAAATACAAGTATTCTTTTACTGTAGATACTATCAACGAAATGGTGGTGCGTGGCATTCCCTTTAGAGATGCCTACAAAATGGTTGCCGAACAGATTGAAAACGGGACATTTGAAATTCCGGCAACTACCAATCATACCCATGAAGGCAGTATCAATAATTTATGCCTGAAAGAAATAATAGAAAAAATGGAAACCTGTTACTAA
- the ytxJ gene encoding bacillithiol system redox-active protein YtxJ, producing MSFIKNIFGSVSDESLQSKMDWVSLTDLEQLNEISDLSHENPVVIFKHSTRCSISRMALKQFENEFDSKDKVTPYFLDLLNHREVSNEIASLFGVVHQSPQMIVVKEGKAVHDASHSDIAAEDLKRFV from the coding sequence ATGAGTTTTATCAAAAATATATTCGGTAGTGTAAGTGATGAAAGCCTTCAGTCAAAAATGGATTGGGTTTCACTTACCGATTTGGAACAACTAAATGAAATATCGGATTTGTCACATGAAAATCCGGTTGTAATCTTCAAACACAGTACGCGTTGCAGTATCAGCAGAATGGCGTTAAAACAGTTTGAAAACGAATTTGATTCGAAGGATAAAGTTACACCATATTTTTTGGATTTACTCAATCACCGGGAAGTTTCGAATGAGATTGCTTCCTTGTTCGGAGTGGTTCATCAGTCGCCGCAAATGATAGTTGTTAAAGAAGGGAAAGCGGTTCATGATGCTTCGCACAGCGATATAGCCGCGGAAGATTTGAAAAGATTCGTATAA